A genomic window from Panthera tigris isolate Pti1 chromosome B4, P.tigris_Pti1_mat1.1, whole genome shotgun sequence includes:
- the LOC102968303 gene encoding keratin, type II microfibrillar, component 7C, whose translation MTCGFSSVGCGFGPRNFSCMSACGPRPGRCCITAAPYRGVSCYRGLTGGFGSHSVCGGFRAGSCGRSFGYRSGGVCGPSPPCITTVSVNESLLTPLNLEIDPNAQCVKHEEKEQIKCLNSRFAAFIDKVRFLEQQNKLLETKWQFYQNRKCCESNLEPLFEGYIETLRREAECVEADSGRLASELNHVQEVLEGYKKKYEEEVALRATAENEFVALKKEVDCAYLRKSDLEANSEALIQEIDFLRRLYEEEIRVLHAHISDTSVIVKMDNSRDLNMDCIVAEIKAQYDDIASRSRAEAESWYRSKCEEMKATVIRHGETLRRTKEEINELNRMIQRLTAEVENAKCQNTKLETAVTQAEQQGEAALSDARCKLAELEAALQKAKQDMACLVKEYQEVMNSKLGLDIEIATYRRLLEGEEQRLCEGVGAVNVCVSSSRGGVVCGDLCVSGSRPVTGSACNAPCSGNLAVSTGMCAPCGQLNTTCGGGSCGLGRC comes from the exons ATGACCTGTGGCTTCAGCTCCGTGGGCTGCGGATTCGGTCCCAGGAACTTCAGCTGCATGTCGGCCTGCGGGCCCCGGCCCGGCCGCTGCTGCATCACCGCCGCCCCCTACCGCGGCGTCTCCTGCTACCGCGGCCTCACCGGCGGCTTCGGAAGCCACAGCGTCTGCGGCGGCTTCCGCGCCGGCTCCTGCGGCCGCAGCTTCGGCTACCGCTCCGGCGGCGTGTGCGGTCCCAGCCCGCCCTGCATCACCACCGTGTCGGTCAACGAGAGCCTCCTCACGCCCCTCAACCTGGAGATCGACCCCAATGCGCAGTGCGTGAAGCATGAGGAGAAGGAGCAGATCAAGTGTCTCAACAGCAGGTTCGCTGCCTTCATCGACAAG GTGCGCTTCCTGGAGCAGCAGAACAAGCTTCTGGAGACCAAGTGGCAGTTCTACCAGAACCGCAAGTGCTGCGAGAGCAACCTGGAGCCCCTGTTCGAGGGCTACATCGAGACGCTGAGGCGGGAGGCCGAGTGCGTGGAGGCCGACAGCGGGAGGCTGGCCTCGGAGCTCAACCACGTGCAGGAGGTGCTGGAGGGCTACAAGAAGAA gTATGAAGAAGAGGTAGCACTTCGGGCCACAGCGGAGAACGAGTTTGTGGCTCTAAAGAAG GAGGTGGACTGCGCTTACCTCCGCAAGTCAGACCTGGAGGCCAACTCGGAGGCCCTGATCCAGGAGATCGACTTCCTGAGACGCCTGTACGAGGAG GAGATCCGCGTTCTCCACGCCCACATCTCAGACACCTCGGTCATCGTCAAGATGGACAACAGCCGGGACCTGAACATGGACTGCATTGTGGCCGAGATCAAGGCTCAGTACGACGACATCGCCAGCCGCAGCCGGGCTGAGGCCGAGTCCTGGTACCGCAGCAAG tgcgaGGAGATGAAGGCCACGGTGATCCGGCACGGGGAGACCCTGCGCCGCACCAAGGAGGAGATCAACGAGCTGAACCGCATGATCCAGAGGCTGACCGCCGAGGTCGAGAATGCCAAGTGTCAG AACACCAAGCTGGAGACCGCGGTGACCCAGGCTGAGCAGCAGGGCGAGGCGGCCCTGAGCGACGCCCGCTGCAAGCTGGCCGAGCTGGAGGCCGCCCTGCAGAAGGCCAAGCAGGACATGGCCTGCCTGGTCAAGGAGTACCAGGAGGTGATGAACTCCAAGCTGGGCCTGGACATCGAGATCGCCACCTACAGGCGGCTGCTGGAGGGCGAGGAGCAGAG GCTGTGTGAAGGTGTTGGAGCTGTGAATGTCT GCGTCAGCAGCTCCCGGGGCGGGGTCGTCTGTGGGGACCTCTGCGTGTCCGGCTCCCGGCCTGTGACCGGCAGCGCGTGCAACGCCCCCTGCAGCGGGAACCTGGCGGTGAGCACCGGAATGTGTGCGCCCTGCGGCCAGCTCAACACCACCTGTGGAGGGGGTTCCTGCGGGCTGGGGAGGTGTTAG